One genomic window of Evansella cellulosilytica DSM 2522 includes the following:
- a CDS encoding chromate transporter, whose amino-acid sequence MIQKDIFFAFLRVGLLGFGGGPSSIPLFQKEVVEKYKWMTDEEFSDILAIGNTLPGPIATKMAGYLGFRVAGVVGMVNALIASVIPTVVLLILLFTYLASYRDQPWVHGMTHGVIPVVAVMMATLTYGFVKKSTKDFGWLISIALIIFSVIFISIIGLHPGFVIGALILFALLKKTKVPLDEKEKGESS is encoded by the coding sequence ATGATACAAAAAGATATATTTTTTGCTTTTCTTAGAGTTGGTTTGCTCGGATTTGGAGGAGGACCATCCTCCATTCCCCTTTTTCAAAAGGAAGTTGTAGAAAAATATAAATGGATGACAGATGAAGAGTTCTCTGACATTTTAGCGATTGGAAATACGTTACCAGGCCCAATTGCAACTAAAATGGCAGGCTATTTAGGGTTTCGAGTAGCTGGAGTAGTAGGGATGGTCAACGCACTCATTGCATCTGTTATTCCAACTGTTGTCCTTTTAATATTACTGTTTACTTATTTAGCTTCCTATCGAGATCAGCCTTGGGTTCACGGAATGACACACGGGGTCATTCCAGTAGTCGCTGTCATGATGGCAACTTTAACGTATGGCTTTGTTAAAAAATCAACAAAAGATTTTGGTTGGCTCATATCTATTGCACTCATCATTTTCTCTGTTATTTTCATTAGTATTATCGGTCTCCATCCTGGTTTTGTCATCGGAGCACTCATTCTTTTTGCATTATTAAAAAAGACGAAAGT